A window of the Triplophysa rosa linkage group LG23, Trosa_1v2, whole genome shotgun sequence genome harbors these coding sequences:
- the LOC130547206 gene encoding E3 ubiquitin/ISG15 ligase TRIM25-like, with translation MAKASISVEQLTCPVCLDLLNDPVTVPCGHSYCKSCITDCWDRMRVYSCPHCRRVFTHRPDLGKNIILTEMIEILKQTQLQAADLAHSYTRHGDVCDMCIGRKHKAVKSCLMCLKSYCHAHFEHHKMVYSGKAHEVIDATRLQENICRQHNKQLDVFCRTDQQLICSLCTRDEHKNHDTLPAVAERTEKQKQLKISQRNFQNYMIFRKGHLQQLRDNVKSHKWSAQTESLAERRAEQLEKEIDGLKRRDAELNELLNTHDHIQFLQLTENKQK, from the exons ATGGCAAAAGCCAGCATTTCTGTGGAGCAGTTGACGTGTCCGGTGTGTCTGGATCTATTGAACGATCCCGTGACTGTTCCCTGTGGACACAGTTACTGTAAGAGCTGTATTACAGACTGCTGGGATCGGATGAGAGTCTACAGCTGCCCTCACTGCAGAAGGGTCTTCACTCACAGACCTGATTTaggtaaaaacatcattctgACTGAAATGATAGAGATACTGAAGCAGACTCAGCTCCAGGCCGCTGATCTCGCTCACTCTTACACTAGACATGGAGATGTGTGTGACATGTGCATCGGAAGAAAACATAAAGCCGTCAAATCCTGTCTGATGTGTTTGAAATCTTACTGTCATGCTCATTTTGAACATCATAAAATGGTTTACTCGGGTAAAGCACACGAGGTGATTGATGCCACTAGACTTCAGGAGAACATCTGTCGTCAACATAACAAACAGCTGGACGTCTTCTGTCGTACCGACCAGCAGCTTATTTGTTCTCTTTGTACAAGAGATGAGCACAAAAACCACGATACTCTACCAGCTGTAGCAGAGAGGACAGAGAAACAG AAACAGCTTAAAATATCACAGAGAAACTTCCAGAACTATATGATATTTAGAAAAGGACATCTTCAGCAACTAAGAGACAATGTGAAGAGTCATAAG TGGTCTGCACAGACAGAGAGTCTAGCTGAAAGACGTGCGGAGCAACTGGAGAAAGAGATTGATGGTCTGAAGAGAAGAGATGCTGAACTGAACGAGCTTTTGAACACACATGATCACATCCAGTTCCTGCAGttgacagaaaacaaacaaaagtga